A region of uncultured Anaeromusa sp. DNA encodes the following proteins:
- a CDS encoding thymidylate kinase, which produces MSKGKLLILEAGDGCGKATQTRLLVEALIKEGHKVRKVSFPNYASPAAGAIKMYLAGEFGQRAADVNPYAAASFYAVDRFASYHTDWGEFYRQGGIVIADRYATSNMVHQAVKVPPGEPRKDFLSWLWDLEFEKFALPVPDAVFFLDVPPALSAVLIAARESEQRKRDIHEQDTAYLEACYSLYRQLAVQYGWQQVNCAPQGKLRCVEEIHKEILTRALELCSCGS; this is translated from the coding sequence ATGAGTAAAGGAAAACTGCTGATTTTAGAAGCAGGCGATGGCTGTGGCAAAGCCACGCAAACGCGCTTATTAGTGGAGGCGCTAATCAAAGAGGGGCATAAAGTTCGCAAGGTGTCTTTCCCTAATTATGCCAGCCCTGCGGCTGGCGCTATCAAAATGTATCTGGCAGGGGAATTCGGACAACGCGCGGCTGATGTCAATCCTTATGCGGCGGCTTCGTTTTATGCCGTTGATCGTTTTGCTTCCTATCATACGGATTGGGGTGAATTTTATCGGCAAGGCGGTATTGTTATCGCCGACCGGTATGCAACATCCAATATGGTGCATCAAGCGGTCAAAGTGCCGCCAGGTGAGCCAAGAAAGGATTTTTTGAGTTGGTTGTGGGATTTAGAATTTGAAAAATTTGCCTTGCCTGTGCCGGATGCAGTCTTCTTTTTAGACGTTCCTCCTGCGCTCAGTGCAGTGTTGATTGCCGCTAGAGAAAGTGAACAGCGCAAGCGGGACATTCATGAGCAAGACACGGCATATTTAGAAGCATGTTATTCCTTATATCGGCAGTTGGCTGTACAATATGGGTGGCAGCAAGTAAACTGTGCACCGCAAGGAAAGCTGCGTTGCGTCGAAGAGATTCATAAGGAAATTTTAACTAGAGCGTTAGAGCTTTGCTCTTGCGGCAGCTAA
- a CDS encoding ATP-dependent 6-phosphofructokinase — translation MKHIAILTGGGDCPGLNAVIRSVVKMASQHHIKVTGIKNGFSGLIHGKTLRLNLQSVSGLLHRGGTILGTTNRDNPFSYASKTGSEDTYVDRSQDVLHHLRQWEIDGLIVVGGDGSLHIANQFAALGVPIVGVPKTIDNDLSATDYTFGFESAVTTAVDALDKLHTTAESHHRVMLLEVMGRYTGWIALQAGIAGGADVIVIPEIPYDIKKIITAIKKRNSLGKSFSIIVVAEGAKPLGGGYTVQRLVEGSPDPRRLGGVSHHLANDIEALTSLETRVTILGHLQRGGSPTAFDRLLASRYGTAAVQCLLDGKSGCMTALHGSDIVSVPLASAIGELKTVPIQGELVQTAKNLGISFGD, via the coding sequence ATGAAGCATATAGCGATTCTTACTGGCGGCGGCGATTGCCCCGGACTTAATGCCGTCATCCGTAGCGTTGTCAAAATGGCCTCGCAGCACCACATTAAAGTCACTGGCATAAAAAATGGCTTTTCCGGCTTAATTCATGGCAAAACCCTGCGCTTAAATTTACAAAGCGTCAGCGGCTTATTGCATCGCGGCGGCACCATTTTGGGCACAACCAACCGCGACAACCCATTTTCTTATGCCAGTAAAACCGGTTCAGAAGACACCTATGTCGATAGAAGCCAAGATGTCCTCCATCATTTGCGCCAATGGGAAATCGACGGCCTTATCGTCGTCGGCGGCGACGGCTCTTTGCATATCGCCAATCAGTTTGCCGCTTTAGGCGTGCCTATTGTAGGCGTTCCCAAAACCATTGACAATGATTTATCCGCCACAGACTACACCTTTGGTTTCGAGTCTGCTGTCACTACAGCAGTAGATGCCCTTGACAAATTACATACTACCGCCGAATCTCACCACCGAGTCATGCTGCTAGAAGTGATGGGACGCTATACAGGCTGGATTGCCTTGCAGGCTGGCATTGCCGGCGGTGCGGATGTGATTGTGATCCCTGAAATCCCTTATGACATCAAAAAAATCATCACCGCTATCAAAAAGCGCAACTCTCTGGGGAAAAGCTTCAGTATCATCGTCGTAGCAGAGGGAGCCAAACCCCTAGGCGGCGGCTATACTGTCCAACGTTTAGTCGAAGGCAGCCCCGATCCGCGACGACTAGGAGGCGTCAGCCACCATCTGGCCAATGATATCGAAGCGCTTACGTCGCTGGAAACGAGAGTCACCATTCTAGGGCATCTGCAACGAGGCGGCTCGCCCACGGCTTTTGACCGTCTTTTGGCCTCCCGCTATGGAACAGCAGCCGTACAATGCTTGCTAGACGGAAAATCTGGCTGTATGACTGCTCTGCATGGTTCTGATATTGTATCGGTCCCCTTAGCAAGTGCTATCGGGGAACTCAAAACCGTCCCCATTCAGGGAGAGCTTGTTCAAACTGCTAAAAATCTGGGGATTTCCTTTGGAGACTGA
- a CDS encoding DNA polymerase III subunit delta' C-terminal domain-containing protein yields MMLRWESLKGQDSAVAALQQMLRQEQSPHAFLFTGIDGIGKRLAAKTLIAALLCREQDRPCGVCPSCRQVELEEHGQMQVLRPEGTAIKISQIRDLLPRLLLSGGQARFFVLIDGAELMNQEAANSLLKMLEEPPAGVYFMLLAQRVEQLLPTVRSRCCLVPLQKLAAPLLETMLQSRGFTPEAASLASSVAAGSLGEALLFLEEGRQTLRDEVWQALKARGKAAWRLGELWGKEERPQVQLRLRYLSLLLRDMLVLRQQAAIPLFHPDLEEELHQESQQWTDKGLTQALHAVEETRRNIRFHAVLRLALEALWLAVSEAKEGSGFYAEGNRRSF; encoded by the coding sequence ATGATGCTGCGCTGGGAATCATTGAAGGGACAAGATAGTGCCGTAGCGGCGTTGCAGCAGATGCTGCGGCAGGAACAATCGCCCCATGCCTTTTTATTCACCGGTATTGACGGAATCGGCAAGCGGTTGGCGGCCAAGACGCTCATAGCGGCATTGTTGTGTCGGGAACAAGACCGCCCTTGTGGCGTTTGTCCGTCTTGTCGGCAGGTGGAACTGGAAGAGCACGGTCAAATGCAGGTGCTGCGGCCAGAAGGAACAGCCATAAAAATCAGCCAAATACGCGACTTGTTACCGCGTTTATTGCTGAGTGGCGGTCAGGCGCGTTTTTTTGTGCTTATTGACGGAGCCGAGCTGATGAATCAGGAAGCTGCCAATAGCTTGCTGAAAATGTTGGAGGAACCGCCGGCGGGAGTTTACTTTATGCTCTTGGCGCAACGGGTAGAGCAATTGTTGCCGACGGTGCGTTCACGCTGTTGCCTAGTGCCGTTGCAAAAGTTAGCGGCGCCGCTTCTTGAGACCATGCTGCAGAGTCGGGGCTTCACGCCGGAAGCAGCCTCTTTGGCGTCCAGTGTGGCTGCTGGCAGTCTGGGGGAGGCTTTGCTCTTTTTAGAAGAAGGGCGACAGACCTTGCGGGATGAGGTTTGGCAGGCGTTGAAGGCCAGGGGGAAGGCGGCTTGGCGCCTTGGAGAGCTCTGGGGCAAGGAGGAGCGGCCGCAGGTCCAACTGCGATTACGCTATCTTTCCTTGCTGTTACGTGATATGCTGGTACTGCGGCAACAAGCGGCGATACCATTATTTCATCCGGACCTGGAGGAAGAATTGCACCAGGAGTCTCAGCAGTGGACTGATAAGGGGTTGACGCAGGCCTTGCATGCTGTCGAGGAAACGCGCAGAAATATACGGTTTCACGCCGTGCTGCGGCTGGCCTTAGAGGCATTGTGGCTTGCCGTGAGTGAAGCGAAGGAGGGTTCGGGTTTTTATGCCGAAGGTAATAGGCGTTCGTTTTAA
- a CDS encoding methyltransferase, with protein sequence MIGVRLHRPERVDDLGLGGLRIIQHPRSFCFSLDAVLLAHFVRLRSQDQVVDLGAGNGAISLLLAARGARAVAAVELDEAAASRAARSIHLSHRSDQIQVYCGDYRQTLPQLTRGVWDVVVANPPYFQPERGRGSVQKGLARQEVTATLIDVLKAARRLVRFRGRVALVHRADRMVDVLAAMREEKLEPKRLQLVQPRAGAPANLLLIEGIHGGRPGLEALAPLIVYEADGAYTAQLLACYEAVPTRIQ encoded by the coding sequence ATGATTGGGGTACGTCTGCATCGCCCGGAGCGGGTAGACGACTTGGGCCTGGGAGGGCTGCGCATTATACAGCATCCCAGGTCTTTTTGCTTTTCCCTGGATGCTGTATTACTGGCTCATTTTGTACGGTTGCGTTCGCAAGATCAGGTAGTAGATCTGGGGGCTGGAAACGGCGCTATTTCTTTGCTGCTGGCTGCGCGAGGCGCAAGAGCAGTAGCCGCGGTGGAATTGGATGAGGCAGCGGCCAGCCGAGCGGCGCGGAGCATTCATTTGAGCCATCGCAGCGACCAAATTCAAGTGTATTGTGGTGATTATCGACAGACGCTGCCTCAACTGACTAGAGGTGTTTGGGATGTTGTTGTTGCCAATCCTCCTTACTTTCAGCCCGAAAGAGGGCGGGGAAGTGTGCAAAAGGGCCTGGCTCGCCAAGAGGTTACGGCGACGTTGATTGATGTACTGAAAGCGGCGCGGCGACTGGTGCGGTTTCGGGGCCGCGTGGCATTAGTGCATCGGGCGGATAGAATGGTGGATGTGCTGGCGGCGATGAGGGAAGAAAAGCTGGAGCCCAAACGGTTACAACTAGTGCAGCCTCGAGCCGGAGCGCCGGCTAATTTGCTGTTGATAGAAGGCATACATGGCGGACGTCCGGGGCTGGAGGCGCTGGCGCCGCTGATAGTATATGAAGCCGATGGCGCCTATACGGCTCAATTACTGGCTTGTTATGAGGCTGTGCCGACGCGGATTCAATGA
- a CDS encoding HD domain-containing protein, which translates to MWLKVQGDVEAVMKQARKILEALTQEGWQAYMVGGAVRDLFLGVNHIDVDICTNAKPDDIRAMAIRRGWKTSDVGARFGSVLVVIAGIPYDVTTFRREEYGEDSHRPKKVEWGDSLLEDLSRRDFTINTLCLDVNGDLYDPFDGLSDLRLGRLRAVGDASVRFAEDGLRMFRAARFMAQLGFSFDSDIFPAIVANRERVRGLSVERVRNELEKTLLARHAAKGIHVLRMTGLLAETCRAKDEGVEQNVPILPEIMHLYQLPQNPKHHRLNAWRHVLDTVERIEPQLVLRWAALLHDVAKGLPGVRSVNAQGEWTDHRHDVVGTELAEDILRRLRVDPQVARRVIWLVRNHMHAPDLSRKSVVRWLRKRAVSFRDVGELQQAVTQLFALYWADATATRTRPNDSLEQLLQQVEPILKQTPFFVSQLAISGGDIAAELGSGPQVGAFQKNLLLRIQSEMLKNEAGVLRQALLLRKERQKQLQ; encoded by the coding sequence ATGTGGTTGAAAGTGCAAGGAGACGTGGAGGCGGTTATGAAGCAAGCCCGAAAAATTCTAGAAGCGCTGACTCAGGAAGGCTGGCAGGCATATATGGTAGGCGGTGCAGTGAGGGATTTGTTCCTGGGCGTGAATCATATTGACGTTGATATCTGCACCAATGCCAAGCCGGACGATATTCGTGCCATGGCTATTAGACGGGGCTGGAAGACTAGCGACGTGGGTGCGAGATTTGGCAGTGTACTGGTTGTAATAGCAGGCATTCCTTATGATGTTACCACTTTCCGCAGGGAAGAGTATGGCGAAGACAGCCACAGACCGAAAAAAGTGGAGTGGGGCGACTCCTTATTGGAAGATTTAAGTCGCCGGGACTTTACAATTAATACCTTATGCCTGGATGTGAACGGCGATCTCTATGATCCGTTTGACGGTTTGAGCGACTTGCGATTAGGTCGTCTACGGGCAGTGGGAGACGCTAGCGTCCGCTTTGCCGAGGATGGCTTGCGCATGTTTCGGGCTGCCCGTTTCATGGCGCAGTTGGGCTTTTCTTTTGACTCGGATATTTTTCCAGCCATTGTAGCCAATCGGGAGCGGGTGCGGGGGTTGTCAGTGGAACGGGTGCGCAATGAACTGGAGAAGACGCTGCTGGCTAGGCATGCGGCTAAGGGCATCCATGTATTGCGTATGACGGGCTTGCTTGCCGAAACTTGCCGTGCGAAAGACGAGGGTGTGGAGCAGAACGTGCCGATTTTGCCGGAAATTATGCATTTATATCAATTGCCGCAAAATCCAAAGCACCATCGTTTGAATGCTTGGCGTCATGTATTGGATACGGTGGAACGGATTGAACCGCAGTTGGTTTTGCGTTGGGCGGCACTGCTGCATGACGTGGCGAAGGGCTTGCCGGGAGTACGAAGTGTAAATGCGCAGGGGGAGTGGACCGATCATCGCCATGATGTGGTAGGCACGGAACTTGCAGAAGATATACTACGTCGGCTACGGGTAGATCCGCAGGTAGCTAGACGCGTGATTTGGTTGGTTCGTAATCATATGCATGCGCCGGATTTGTCCCGTAAATCGGTGGTGCGCTGGCTGCGTAAACGCGCGGTGTCGTTCCGCGACGTAGGGGAGTTGCAACAGGCAGTAACTCAGCTGTTTGCATTATATTGGGCGGATGCGACGGCGACGCGTACCAGGCCGAACGATTCGTTGGAGCAGTTGCTGCAGCAGGTGGAACCCATTTTAAAACAGACGCCTTTTTTTGTCTCGCAGTTAGCCATTTCCGGCGGCGACATTGCGGCGGAATTGGGCAGCGGTCCGCAGGTTGGGGCGTTTCAGAAAAATTTGTTGCTGCGCATTCAAAGCGAAATGCTAAAAAATGAAGCAGGCGTTTTGCGGCAGGCTTTGTTGTTGCGTAAGGAACGGCAAAAGCAATTGCAGTGA
- a CDS encoding sensor histidine kinase: MDASATKLDAKMLDSIVKRTVEAIEESKSEIYEVYEAACGEVEKLRRDLLRLKEEAATTIDRVDKLEIKEKQARINLMEVSKCFRQFSEEDVRKSYDMARDLQVELAVARECELNLRLRRDEMELRLRTLELTAQKAQRLVSQVGAVLGYLGTQMDDVVEHIESLQQTQRLGAQIIHAQEEERRRVAREIHDGPAQTMANLVFRTEICERMVDRDSQRAKAELADLREQVRGCLREVRKIICDLRPMSLDDLGLVATLKGLCQSCREQSGVEAQLRVLGKEVSMDAYRETAVFRIVQEALHNVEKHANAKQVQVVMEYRPKTLQVLIQDDGRGFSLDEKISDECFGLLGMRERANILKGDLRVQSEPGAGTQLFLKIPLEEADELE; encoded by the coding sequence ATGGACGCAAGCGCAACAAAATTGGATGCAAAAATGCTCGACTCGATCGTAAAACGAACGGTGGAAGCGATTGAGGAGAGCAAAAGTGAGATATATGAAGTGTATGAAGCCGCTTGCGGCGAGGTGGAAAAGCTGCGCCGGGACTTGTTGCGCCTGAAAGAAGAGGCGGCAACTACCATTGACCGGGTGGACAAGCTGGAAATTAAAGAGAAGCAAGCCCGCATTAACTTGATGGAAGTAAGCAAATGCTTTCGTCAGTTTAGTGAAGAAGACGTCAGAAAATCATATGATATGGCGCGAGACTTGCAGGTGGAGCTGGCGGTAGCCAGAGAATGTGAGCTGAATCTGCGTTTGCGCCGGGATGAAATGGAACTTCGTTTGCGAACGTTAGAGCTGACGGCCCAAAAGGCGCAGCGCCTGGTTTCGCAGGTAGGAGCCGTGCTCGGCTACCTAGGGACGCAGATGGATGACGTTGTGGAGCATATTGAGTCGCTGCAGCAGACTCAGCGGCTAGGTGCGCAGATTATTCACGCGCAGGAAGAGGAACGCCGCCGAGTGGCCCGGGAAATTCACGACGGCCCGGCGCAGACTATGGCCAATCTTGTGTTTCGTACGGAGATTTGTGAACGTATGGTAGATCGCGATAGCCAACGAGCCAAAGCGGAGCTGGCGGATCTGCGCGAACAGGTACGCGGCTGTTTGCGGGAGGTGCGCAAGATTATCTGCGATTTGCGTCCTATGTCCTTGGATGATTTGGGCTTGGTAGCGACATTGAAAGGGCTTTGCCAGAGTTGTCGGGAGCAAAGCGGTGTGGAAGCGCAACTGCGTGTGCTGGGCAAGGAAGTAAGTATGGACGCCTATCGAGAGACGGCTGTTTTTCGCATTGTACAAGAGGCTTTGCATAATGTAGAAAAACATGCCAATGCTAAGCAGGTTCAGGTGGTAATGGAATATCGCCCTAAAACGTTGCAGGTCTTGATTCAGGACGACGGACGAGGGTTTTCTTTGGATGAAAAAATTTCTGATGAGTGCTTCGGTTTGCTGGGGATGCGGGAGCGCGCTAATATTTTAAAGGGTGATTTGCGCGTTCAGTCTGAACCAGGGGCGGGAACGCAGCTGTTCTTGAAAATTCCTTTGGAAGAAGCTGACGAATTAGAATAA
- a CDS encoding aminotransferase class I/II-fold pyridoxal phosphate-dependent enzyme — MQISSVRVSDGEAQGEYMDQNRLPLVQALENYIREHALRQHMPGHKGGVGAPLPAQELLGPKLWQSDVTEIAGLDDLQEPEGCIAEAQRLLADLYGAAASFFLINGSSVGIAALLLACLRPGDEILVPRNAHRAVLSGLILSGAKPIFLQVRQDESSGVPLGLDAADFLQAVKTYPQAKAAFFVNPTYQGVTGDLAALIRICREHGLMALVDEAHGVHFPWLPDDSLPMALPCGADACVQSAHKLAGSLTQSAWLHVQQGSMLDLGRVKSALQWLQSSSPSYVLMASLDAARWQLAQEGKERLRRLWKQAEQLRRRWQALAGVDIVGGVAGTLTAPFQMDITKITLAVRGWSGHAAASQLRRQGIAVEWADAKRLLLLLSLADVKQDWERLGQALPQLLQMPAPGDSSQATLALPPVPPQRLAPREAALAEYRSVSLREAQGLIAGEAITPYPPGIPLVLPGEELTADVIAWIAACKRQGQHMSGMADSTLETIRVVWK, encoded by the coding sequence GTGCAGATATCCTCTGTTCGTGTCAGCGATGGTGAAGCGCAAGGAGAATATATGGATCAAAACCGCTTGCCTTTGGTACAGGCGTTGGAAAATTATATAAGGGAGCATGCATTGCGCCAGCACATGCCAGGCCATAAGGGCGGCGTAGGAGCACCACTGCCAGCGCAAGAATTGCTAGGCCCCAAACTGTGGCAGTCAGATGTGACGGAGATTGCCGGTCTGGATGATTTGCAGGAGCCGGAGGGCTGTATTGCCGAAGCGCAAAGACTGTTGGCCGATCTTTACGGAGCGGCAGCTTCTTTTTTTCTGATTAATGGCAGTAGTGTCGGGATTGCAGCGTTGCTTTTAGCATGCCTGCGGCCAGGAGACGAAATCTTGGTGCCGCGTAATGCGCATCGCGCTGTATTGTCTGGGTTAATATTGTCTGGGGCTAAGCCGATTTTTTTGCAGGTGCGTCAAGACGAAAGCAGTGGCGTGCCGTTGGGCCTGGATGCAGCGGATTTTTTACAGGCTGTAAAGACATATCCCCAAGCTAAGGCTGCTTTTTTTGTCAACCCGACGTATCAAGGTGTGACTGGTGATTTAGCGGCGTTGATTCGAATTTGCCGCGAGCATGGACTTATGGCGCTTGTTGATGAGGCTCATGGCGTTCATTTTCCATGGCTGCCGGATGACTCTTTACCTATGGCATTGCCTTGCGGTGCAGACGCTTGTGTACAAAGCGCACATAAGCTGGCCGGATCATTGACACAAAGTGCCTGGCTTCATGTACAGCAAGGCAGTATGCTGGATTTAGGCCGGGTGAAAAGCGCACTGCAATGGCTGCAATCTTCCAGTCCTAGTTATGTTTTGATGGCCTCTTTGGATGCGGCGCGTTGGCAATTGGCACAAGAGGGTAAAGAAAGGCTCCGCCGGCTTTGGAAGCAGGCGGAGCAGCTGCGCCGCCGCTGGCAAGCTTTGGCGGGCGTAGATATAGTTGGCGGTGTGGCGGGGACGCTGACAGCGCCGTTTCAAATGGATATTACGAAGATAACGCTGGCCGTACGAGGCTGGTCGGGTCACGCTGCGGCCAGCCAACTGCGGCGTCAGGGGATTGCTGTGGAATGGGCGGATGCAAAACGACTGTTACTGTTGTTGTCCTTGGCTGATGTCAAACAAGACTGGGAGCGTTTGGGACAAGCATTGCCTCAGCTATTGCAGATGCCGGCTCCCGGTGATTCTTCACAAGCAACACTGGCGTTACCGCCGGTCCCGCCGCAACGGTTGGCACCGCGCGAGGCGGCTTTAGCGGAATATCGCAGTGTGTCGTTGCGGGAAGCGCAAGGGCTGATCGCGGGGGAAGCAATTACCCCCTACCCGCCGGGAATTCCTCTTGTTTTACCTGGAGAAGAATTGACTGCAGACGTGATTGCTTGGATTGCAGCCTGCAAACGCCAAGGGCAGCATATGTCAGGCATGGCTGATAGTACGTTGGAGACGATAAGGGTGGTGTGGAAATGA
- a CDS encoding efflux RND transporter periplasmic adaptor subunit translates to MSDTNTDDLLSPRAAFALRVLTVVLLAIGLALGVYFWYQNTATLKSSDARIQGALYSQTARASGQILEVLVKDGDVVEKGSPLLTLHFPELDKQKEDASAALVAARALYAQVSQGRPGRSLQTGGSVDSGAVARLEQAAQHYQKMQELYALGGISAAARDRAASAYEQARQAASASPVMTTTPSQPPDPNEVRMAQQQIQQAEQKLAALQSLEQQKIVIAPTSGTVSLLSVRAGDSVAAGQPLLAVISNTELWLTVRVETSDATRLKTSQHVNFILRDLPGQTFTGEVLETSAAGATGQRQPIKVSLPSDPPSLFKPGMLADAEFIF, encoded by the coding sequence ATGTCAGACACCAACACCGATGATTTATTATCACCACGCGCCGCTTTCGCCTTGCGAGTGCTTACGGTTGTTCTCTTGGCCATAGGTCTGGCCCTGGGAGTATATTTCTGGTATCAAAACACCGCTACCCTAAAAAGTTCGGATGCCCGTATTCAAGGAGCTCTTTACAGCCAAACCGCCCGGGCTTCCGGCCAAATTTTAGAAGTTCTAGTAAAAGACGGCGATGTCGTAGAAAAGGGAAGCCCCTTGCTCACTCTGCACTTTCCTGAACTGGATAAGCAAAAAGAAGACGCTTCAGCCGCGCTTGTCGCCGCTCGCGCACTTTATGCACAGGTCAGCCAAGGCCGACCAGGTCGGTCCCTGCAAACAGGCGGCAGTGTTGACAGCGGCGCCGTAGCGCGCCTGGAGCAAGCGGCCCAACATTACCAAAAGATGCAAGAACTGTACGCACTAGGAGGTATCAGTGCTGCCGCCCGTGATCGCGCCGCCAGCGCCTACGAGCAAGCCCGCCAGGCAGCCAGTGCGTCTCCTGTAATGACCACAACCCCCAGTCAACCGCCTGACCCCAATGAAGTCCGTATGGCCCAACAACAAATCCAGCAAGCCGAACAAAAATTAGCCGCTCTGCAATCATTAGAACAGCAAAAAATCGTCATCGCCCCAACCAGTGGCACTGTTTCCTTACTGAGCGTTCGCGCTGGTGATAGCGTCGCCGCCGGACAACCGTTGCTGGCTGTCATTTCTAATACTGAGCTTTGGCTCACTGTCCGAGTTGAGACAAGCGATGCCACTAGACTGAAAACAAGCCAACACGTAAATTTCATTCTGCGTGATCTGCCTGGACAAACATTTACCGGTGAAGTTCTGGAAACCTCCGCTGCCGGCGCGACTGGGCAGCGTCAACCGATCAAGGTTTCTTTACCAAGCGATCCCCCGTCTCTTTTCAAACCAGGCATGCTGGCTGACGCCGAATTTATCTTTTAA
- a CDS encoding stage 0 sporulation family protein, which produces MPKVIGVRFKKAGKIYYFAPSEGTLALGDAVIVETARGLEFGEVVIPVRDVEDESVVQPLKSVLRKANHKDKEKVKQNKAKEEEAFKVCEKKIEEHKLPMKLVDVEYTFDVNKIIFYFTADGRIDFRELVKDLAAVFRTRIELRQIGVRDEAKMMGGIGCCGRPLCCATFLGDFEPVSIRMAKEQNLSLNPTKISGICGRLMCCLKYESDGYRKCCKRAQPPKVGSTVMTPQGEGKVTIVSNNKHMATVELADQGGMVQLSWEEVAEKA; this is translated from the coding sequence ATGCCGAAGGTAATAGGCGTTCGTTTTAAAAAAGCGGGCAAGATTTATTATTTTGCTCCTAGCGAGGGAACATTGGCGTTAGGTGACGCCGTCATTGTGGAAACAGCCCGAGGACTGGAATTTGGCGAAGTGGTCATACCGGTACGGGACGTGGAAGACGAAAGCGTAGTCCAACCGTTGAAGTCGGTGCTGCGCAAAGCTAACCACAAGGATAAGGAAAAGGTCAAACAAAACAAGGCGAAGGAAGAAGAAGCCTTCAAGGTTTGTGAGAAAAAGATTGAAGAGCACAAACTGCCAATGAAATTGGTGGATGTAGAATATACTTTTGATGTTAATAAGATTATCTTCTATTTTACCGCTGATGGACGGATTGATTTCCGGGAGCTTGTCAAGGATTTGGCAGCCGTATTCCGCACTCGTATTGAACTGCGTCAGATTGGCGTTCGCGATGAAGCTAAAATGATGGGCGGTATAGGTTGCTGCGGGAGACCTTTGTGCTGCGCTACGTTCTTGGGCGATTTTGAGCCAGTATCTATTCGTATGGCCAAAGAGCAAAATCTTTCTTTAAATCCTACGAAAATTTCCGGTATTTGCGGACGATTGATGTGTTGCTTGAAATATGAGAGCGATGGATATCGCAAATGCTGCAAGAGGGCGCAGCCCCCGAAAGTGGGCAGCACCGTGATGACGCCACAAGGCGAAGGAAAAGTTACCATTGTCAGCAACAACAAGCATATGGCGACGGTGGAACTGGCGGATCAGGGCGGTATGGTACAGTTGTCCTGGGAAGAAGTGGCGGAAAAAGCATGA
- a CDS encoding YaaR family protein → MKIDPRGISSIPLPKEKESGQRAEKSGRSFSASLSKANDDGYMERMGKLLDEITTQGEQLGQVPTYGELKKYRQLVQRFVGEAVGRMYNLQSQTGWDRFGRRKVYTLVKQIDENLSGLTEDVRQGQSQQLEIMGKLDAIRGMLVDLYT, encoded by the coding sequence ATGAAAATTGATCCGAGAGGCATTTCCTCCATTCCCTTGCCCAAGGAAAAAGAAAGCGGTCAGCGTGCCGAAAAAAGTGGACGGAGTTTTTCCGCCAGCTTAAGCAAAGCCAATGATGATGGCTATATGGAGCGCATGGGGAAACTGCTGGATGAGATCACGACGCAAGGCGAGCAGTTGGGGCAAGTGCCGACCTACGGGGAACTAAAAAAGTACCGTCAATTGGTGCAGCGTTTTGTAGGCGAAGCCGTAGGCCGCATGTATAATCTGCAATCGCAAACAGGGTGGGATCGATTTGGACGTCGGAAAGTATACACGCTGGTAAAGCAGATTGACGAAAATTTATCCGGCTTGACGGAAGATGTGCGGCAAGGGCAGTCGCAGCAATTGGAAATCATGGGAAAACTAGATGCCATCCGCGGCATGCTGGTAGATCTTTATACATGA
- a CDS encoding YqaA family protein, with amino-acid sequence METAWLQDGVAFFQTYGLWGLLTVAFLESFISPILPDLLLIPMALANPEQAIWYAVWTTLTSVLGGFIGYYVGHRFGEPALRRIVPERHLETIRSWMEKYGALAVFLAAMSPIPYKFVSISAGAFRVNLGLFFVFSFLGRAKRFLVEGLLIYYYGPQALAMFEKYKTEAIVGFVLVSVFMVLGVYLFRRHKMQARVAVSTEARRQEL; translated from the coding sequence ATGGAGACAGCCTGGCTACAGGACGGAGTCGCCTTTTTTCAAACATATGGGTTATGGGGGCTGCTGACCGTGGCATTCCTGGAGTCTTTTATTTCTCCGATTTTACCGGATTTACTGCTGATTCCTATGGCGCTGGCTAATCCGGAGCAAGCGATCTGGTATGCCGTCTGGACAACCCTTACTTCGGTTTTGGGAGGCTTTATCGGCTATTACGTCGGTCATCGCTTTGGTGAACCCGCGTTGCGGCGTATTGTTCCAGAACGGCACTTGGAGACTATTCGCAGCTGGATGGAAAAGTATGGTGCGTTGGCGGTGTTCTTGGCGGCTATGTCGCCGATTCCCTATAAGTTTGTTTCTATTAGCGCTGGTGCTTTTCGAGTAAATCTGGGACTTTTCTTCGTCTTTTCTTTTTTGGGGCGCGCGAAACGGTTTTTAGTGGAAGGGCTGTTGATTTACTATTATGGCCCCCAAGCGTTGGCTATGTTTGAGAAGTATAAGACAGAAGCAATTGTCGGGTTTGTACTTGTAAGCGTTTTTATGGTTCTCGGAGTGTATCTATTTCGTCGGCATAAAATGCAGGCTCGTGTAGCAGTGTCAACAGAAGCTAGGAGGCAAGAGCTATGA